The Nicotiana sylvestris chromosome 6, ASM39365v2, whole genome shotgun sequence genomic sequence TTCATTAGGTTGCGGCCGTATTCATAGAAGTCATCATAAACAGTTGGAGGTGGAGGCAGGGGGTAGGCCGTCCGTATCGCCTCAACAGATGCATTCACTGCCCTTCGGCGCACCATGACTACTCCATTATCATGCTCCGGCACATTCACATAAAATTCCCGCACAACCGTTGCATTGCCCTCACCGGGCTCATTGATGAATGTGTGCAACCCTTGCCTCACCAACTCCTCGCACATGTGAGGACAGTGTCTCTGGAGCTGTCTGGCGTTAATACCTCTCTCCGGAATTGGATTTTTACGAGCCTTTTCCGCAAAGCGGGCCTGAGCATTGGCCGAAATAAATTTGGAACTATCAAAGGAGTATGCAGGTGTAGCCCCTCGTGACCTAGATGAGCCAGCCTGGCTTCTCGACGAGGCTCCTGTGGCACGTCTATTCCTAGAGGGAGTCATGATACCTGCAAAACGGGAACATATTAGCCCAGCCCAACAAAATTATTATGACTTAATGTGGTTACTCAAACTTCACATGTATAAGTGGTCACAATTACATAATCATGCTCATTGGGACCTTTCCACAAACACCTTATGGGCATTGGGCATTCACAACACCTTGTAAGCTTTTTCAGAACAAGAACCACCCACATACATTCACCAACAACACAAATCGGGTGGGATTCTACCCCACACTGATCCTCCACCAACGCCAAAACACATTgcaccaatttctacacaaaatCTAAGTACAACTACTACAACATAAGCATAAGAATACAACaaacaaatctgaaaaataaagagagagaaagagaagaaagaaactAGGGCTCATACCTGTGGTGAAGGAGAATGGGGATGATGCTAGTGAGCTCGGTGGGGAAGGAGTCCTGAGATGGGGGAAGGGATTTGGGCAGGGTACGATTGGAAGAATGGgagaagaagagtttgatttTATTTTTGGGTTTATTTGACTGGGGGTAGAGGAAGGGGGTGTTTTGTTTGAAGGGGTAAGAAGAGACTGGGAGGGGGTTAGTAGAGGGGGTTAACTTGGTCTAAAGATTAaacaaataaaatcaaaaaaaaactaaaaaaaaaaatttacacAAAAACGCTAGATTTTTTTGACGGAACTAGAGCATTGGTTAACTAAAGCACCTACCGTTTGTCACCTGCATTGGTTAGCTCGTCCTAAAACACAAAATTAACACTACTACtatcgttgggttgcctcccaaccagcgccttaTTTAACGTCGTAGAACGATGGTTACAACAattcaatgggttgcctcccatctagcgtttgatttaacgtcgcggcacgactcaACACGTTCTCAAACATCAGTCAAGTCCACCGAGGTCTTGTGACGTGCGAAGTCACCGACCCCAGTATGTTTTATCCTATGACCATTCACCAAGAAAGTACCAGTTGGAACTCATATCCCGCAATTCCATAGCTCCATGAGGCTTCACATTTACCCCAACAAAAGGGCCTGACCAACGAGATTTAAGCTTTCCGGGAAAAAGCTTCAACCTCGAATTGAACAAAAGAACTTCTTGCCCTGGTTTGAACTCTCGATGTTGAATGTGCTTGTCATGCCACCTCTTAGTCTTCTCTTTATACAATTTGGCATTTTCATATGCGTGCAAacgaaactcatcaagctcattgagttgcAGCAACCTCTTCTCTCCCGCTAGGTCCCCATCTATATTCAGTTTTTTTATGGCCCAATAGGCCTTGTGTTCGAGTTCGACGGGTAAGTGAAATGCCTTACCATACACTAATTTATATGAAGAAGCACCTTTAGGGGTATTGTATGcagttcgatatgcccataatgCGTCGTCTAACTTCCTGGCccaatcttttctatttgcaCTCACTGTTTTCTCAAGAATCTGCTTTACCTCTCTATTTGAAACATCCACTTGACCACTCGTCTGGGGGTGATAGGCAGTGGAAACCTTGTGCTTGACTCCGTACTTTGCAAGAACATTGTTCAACAGTTTATTGTAGAAATGCGTTCCTCCATCACTGATCAACACTCTGGGAGTTCCAAAGTGTATGAAGATGTGCTTCTTAACAAAGATTACCACCACCTTTGTATCATTAGtgggaagagcaatggcctccacccacttagacacataatcgacTGCCACCAAGATGTACCTATGACCATTGGAGTACGGAAACGGTCAGATGAAGTCaattccccaaacatcaaaaagctCAACTACCAGAATGTTTTGCAGTGGCATCTCGTGCTTCTTTGTGATTGTTCCGGTTCTTTAGCACCTGTCACACATTTTAACAAAGGTGAGTGCATCCCTAAACAATCTTGGACAATAGAAGCCTGATTGTAGCACTTTCTAGGCGGTCATGTCTCCACCGTGATGACCTCCGTATGGCGAGGCATGACAGCTCTGAAGTATggcattcatctcctcctcaggaacaCATCTCTGCACCAACTGATCTGCACATAGTCTGTATAAGAATGGCTCATCCCACATGTAAAGCCTCACATCATGCAGGAACCTTCTTCTATTATCGGGTGTCAATTTTGGTGGTTTCACCCCACTTACAATAAAGTTCACATAATCTGCATACCATGGGGCTGTGCTTGAGGTGATTGCCAACAACTGCTCatcagggaatgtttctttgattgcacCCCCTTCAGCTACATGGTTCCGATTTTCTAATCTGGACAAGTGATCAGCCACTTGATTCTCTGTTCCTTTTCGATCTCAGATTTCTAAATCAAACTCCTGCAAGAGTAAGACCCACCGAATCAGTCTCAGCTTGGCGTCCTTCTTCTCAAACAGGTATCTGATAGCTGAATAATCTGTGTAGACGATGACTTTGGTCCCCACAAGATATGACCTGAACTTGTCAAACGCCCACACCACTgcaagcaactctttttcagtgaCTGTATAGTTCATCTGAGGTGGATTCAGAGTTTTTCTCGCATAGTATATGGAGTGGAAGATTTTATTTCTCCTTTGCCCCAAGACAGCACCAACAGCCAAGTCACTCACATCGCACATCAACTCAAATGGCTGCTCCCAATCTAGAGCAATTATGATTCGTGCAGTCACCAACCTTCCCTTCAGCTCCTGAATGCCTTCAGACAGGCATCATCAAATTTGAAGGCTACATATTTCTCAAGTAACCTGCACAAAGGAGAGGAAATTTTCGAGAAATATTTAATGAAACgacgataaaaacctgcatggcccaagaaactgcgaatgcctttGACAGATATCGGTggaggcaatttttcaatcgCTTCCACATTTGCCTTGTCCACCTGCAAACCATATTTGGACACCTTGTGCCCCAAAACTATACCTtcacgtaccatgaaatggcacttttcccagtttagcACCAAGTTAGTTTCTTCATACCTAGCAAGTACTTTATTAAGGTTCATCAAGCAgttatcaaaagaacatccaaatacagaaaaattATTCATGAACACTTCCACAAACCTCTCCACCATTTCAttaaaaatggccatcatacacctttgaaaagtcgcaggtgcattacaAAGACCAAAGGGCATTCTCTTGAACGCATACGTGCCATAAGGACACGTaaaagtggtcttctcttggtcctctaggGCTATAGCAacctgattataccccgagtaaccatctaaGAAGCACTAGTACTCCTGAccagctaatctatcaagcatttggtcaataaaggggagGGGAAAGTGCTCCTTCCGGGTGGCATTGTTCAATTTTCTATAGTCAATGCAAAttctccacccggtgacagttCTTGTAGGGATTAAATCATTATTCTCATTAACTACTGCTGTCATCCCCCCTTTCTTGGGTACACATTGGACGGGGCTTACCCATTTGCTGTCTGAGATAGGAAATACAATACCTACATCAagccacttaatcacttcttttcttaccacctctttcatgattGGATTGAGTCGGCGTTGTTGCTCTACACTGGGCTTGTGTccgtcctccatgaggattttgtGCCTGCAGAAGGTTGGACTAATGCCCTTAATGTCAGACATCATCCACCTAAGTGCTCGCTTGTGCTCACGTAGCACTCTCAACAGCTTTTCTTCTTGCAATTTAGACAAGTTAGAAGAAACAATAACAGGTAAAGTGTTAGAGTCACCCAAATAAGCATATTGTAGGTGAGGTGGGAGAGGTTTAAGCTCCAATTTTGGGGCTTCCTCAATTGACGACTTTGGAGGAGGTCCCTCTGGCCTATTCAAAGGCTCAAAGGGGCGTATCCCTTGCATGTACACACAAGATGTGTCAAGGATGTgcatcatctcctcaacctcctcATCATTCCCTAAGCTATCAAATAACATAAGGGCTTTCTCTAGAGAATCGTCTAGATATACACTTGGATCATGAATTTGCTCATCAGCCTCAACAACAGATATCATGGAGAGCTCCTCATAGTGGAGGGGAAGTTGGATTGCTTTGTAGACATTGAAAACTGCTTCCTCGTCATCTACCCTCAAAATCATCTTTCTCTCTCTCACTTTGATAATTGCATCACCAGTAGCTAAGAGAGGTcgccccaatatgattggaaccagtCCATCAGCCTCATAATCGAGGATAATGAAATTAGCAGGGAAGATTAATTTCCCAATCTACAAcaacacatcttcaatcacccccTCGGGGTGCGCTATCGATCTGTCAGCTAGTTGCAACATCACGGTAGTTGGACTTGGAGCTCCCAGGCCCAATTGTTTGAACAAGGACAGGGGCATCAGATTTATGCTCGCCCCCAAATCGCAAAGAGCATGACCTACGTCAATATTACCAATGCGCACAGGAATCGTGAAGCTTccaggatccttaagcttttgagggagcttattttggacccttgaagtgcactcctcagtaagtgccACTGTCTCAAATTCAGTTAATCTtctcttgtgagccactatatctTTTATATACTTAGCATACTTTGGAATTTCACGAAGCACATCAACAAGTGGGATATATTATTGAACTtggctcaacatagagagaaattttgtgaacatgcgatcatcattctttttctgcaatctctagggtaaaggtggtggtggccttgggGCCTCCACTGGCTCTGGAATTTTAGCATCATTCTTTGGCTCGTGAGTCACTTTAGGGATTAACTCTCCCTTAGGTATGGGCttgtctctctttttctttggaaCTTCCTCTAGCTCCCTCCCGTTTCTAAGTGTAAATGCATTCCCAATCTACAgcaacacatcttcaatcacccccTCGGGGTGCGCTATCGAtctgtcagccagctgcaacatcACAGTAGTTGGCCTTGGAGGTCCCAGTCCCAATTGTTTGAACATGGACAGGGGCATCAGATTTATGCTCTCCCCCAAATTGCAAAGAGCACGACCTACGTCAATATTACCAATGCGCACAGGAATCGTGAAGCTgccaggatccttaagcttttgagggagcttattttggacccttgaagtgcactcctcagtaagtgccACGGTCTCAAATTCAGTTAATCTTCTCTTATGAGCCACTACATCTTTTATGTACTTAGCATACTTTGGAATTTCACAAAGCACATCAATAAGTGGGATATTTAATTGAACCtggctcaacatagagagaaattttgtgaacatgcgatcatcattctttttctgcaatctctgggggaaaggtggtggtggccttgggGCCTCCACTGGCTCTGGAATTTTAGCATCATTCTTTGGCTTGTGAGTCACTTTAGGGATTAACTCTGCCTCAGGTATGGGCttgtctctctttttctttggcaCATCCTCTAGCTCTCTCCCGTTTCTAAGTGTAACTGCATTCACTTGAGGGTTCTTTTTATGTATCACTGGGGAGAGCGCCAGCAGGTCTAGTGTTTTTATTTGTTGCTAACTGCCCCATTTGCCTTTCAAGGTTTCTGAAGTCGGTCCTGAGTTGATGATTGTCAATCAACAACTTCTTTAGCAAATCATTGGTACTTTCTTCCATTTGTTGGGGTGGTCTCTAAGGTTGATTGAAACTCCCTTGGGGTCTATGTTGATTCTGATTCTGCTGATTTCCACCCCATGAGAAGTtgggatgattcctccaatttggatTGTAAGAATTCCCGTATTGTGCATACTTATTCGGTGGACCTCTGTTCTGTTTCCCTACATAATAGATGGATTCCGGATTCGTGGGGCACATATCACTCACATGACTGTCGCCACAAAGTTCGCAGCAAATAGTCATTTGTTGTACATGTTGCATTGTCTGTGGATGCTGCATTGTCATCCTAGTCATCTGATTGGCCAGCTTTGCAATATCGGCTCTCATGGTTGACACTTCGTCGAGCTCAAGTAACCCAgttgatttttgcttaactgtCTTTCGTGAATCACCCTCACCTGCCAGTTATTATCATTAGCAGTGAAGTTATTCAGCAAGATTTGGATCTCACTGTATGGTCTGGACATGCAACTAcccccacaagctgaatcaagattcatctttgaagcATCATCTAACCCATCTACAAAAGTGTGACCCAATACCTCGCCCATCTGGCAATGATGAGGACAGTCTCTGAGCATCTTCTTATACCTTTCCCATGCTTGACGAAGTGTCTCGCCAGCTCGTTGTTCAAACCCAAGAATTTGACTCCTCAATACCTTTGTTTTcttagtggggaaaaacttgattaagaatttccttgctagatcatcccaggtgCAGATTGAATTAGCTGGCTACTTATTCAACCACTCCTTAGCTTCCCCaattagtgaaaaggggataagtgtcagcctgacatagtccttggaaacgtTCGGATAAATGTACGTATCCGTAATTTCCAAGAAATTCTAAATGTGCCTCTTCGGGTCTTCATGAGGTAAGCCCACAAATAGCCCTGTGGACTGGATCAGCTACGAGATGTATTGTTTTAGCTCAAAGTGCCTAGTGACatcaggcttcacaatagcctgagtcatattCGCCAGACTGGGCCTTTCGGCTTCGATCACCGCGCGTTCCTCATTAACTGCCATCTCAATTGGTTGTGGTTGAACTTCGATGTCCAACTCTTTTTCAATTCCAGTTCTAGTGTACACCTCCCTCCTCAACCTGTAAAGTGTTCGTTCAATTTCGGGATCAAGAGGAAGGAGAGTGTTTGCGCTTCTACTTCTTCGCATTTAAGAAAAGAAAACCTGTATTGACATaaacaaagtgaactgaaaaTTTAACacttgaataaataaataataaaagctcaactcagtcaagtagctaatttctaagtccccggcaacggcgccaaaaacttgttgcgaccaaaaacactcacgcaagtgcatgtgatcgtcaagtaatagagtagtgatagagtatcgttcccacgaagacttatgattaGCTATTGACTACCTCAAACTCAAATTGATTTGTCTATTCAAGAGGTTTTCCACAAAATagagatgtaattgttttactaccTAACTACCAAGCAATAATCTAACTAGAGCAATTAACCAAACAAATAACATTTTCGAGTAACAAACAGTCGGAGAGGCTATTCCAGAGTCTCGGGCTAACTAACAATCATGTTGTGTTcttggcttaaaatgactaatcaatttatctggattattggTTGACAGAATTGATGTTACTCATAAGAaactgtcgagttcttactctcctattcaagttaactcaatgcctatatgtctatggaattaaaattaacaaaaatgcatttacaattcccgtatttcaaccaaacaaggcaagtgggtatatgtctatcccaattgctaatccgttccccgaggcccgggttcaagaacttgctctatttaattctatatgcaatctaaagttcccactttcgagttcaactaaagattcgtagatagtatttcactgttagctactcagcaaaataattaaaagtagaattaaataaacaacccgaTAAGATAAATcaactttgtcaaattaaacttcaaacaacaacattcatgtttcacccaTGACCCCAGAACAATGGGTTTTAGCCACTCATACTAGTATTCATCACAAATAGGTTCAGTTTCATCACAAATAGCAaaacaaagagaagaaaagaagaacttgatggtcaaatcttctccttgcctcttgcctctttaTTTCTTGCACTAGACTATGAAACCTTCCTCCAACTTCCTTGGGtgagcttgactttatataggttaagtgggtttcctccagatttccaattttGCCCCTAAATAATTCTTCCCGAAATTTGGACTAGCGCGACCGCGCATCTGGCCGCGCTAGTTGGCTGAGGATTCTGTCTTGGACGCGCTAAAAGTAGCGCGGGCGTGCACCTGGGCGTGCATGCCTAGTTTTCTGTTTCATCGTTTCTTTTCCTCGTCTTCAAGCGTACTCAGCCCCTAGGAGTCTTTCTTGTCCAGAATGATTCCAATCA encodes the following:
- the LOC138871466 gene encoding uncharacterized protein produces the protein MRRSRSANTLLPLDPEIERTLYRLRREVYTRTGIEKELDIEVQPQPIEMAVNEERAVIEAERPSLANMTQAIVKPDPANSICTWDDLARKFLIKFFPTKKTKVLRSQILGFEQRAGETLRQAWERYKKMLRDCPHHCQMGEVLGHTFVDGLDDASKMNLDSACGGSCMSRPYSEIQILLNNFTANDNNWQNPQVNAVTLRNGRELEDVPKKKRDKPIPEAELIPKVTHKPKNDAKIPEPVEAPRPPPPFPQRLQKKNDDRMFTKFLSMLSQVQLNIPLIDVLCEIPKYAKYIKDVVAHKRRLTEFETVALTEECTSRVQNKLPQKLKDPGSFTIPVRIGNIDVGRALCNLGESINLMPLSMFKQLGLGPPRPTTVMLQLADRSIAHPEGVIEDVLL